A DNA window from Meiothermus cerbereus DSM 11376 contains the following coding sequences:
- a CDS encoding right-handed parallel beta-helix repeat-containing protein translates to MRKRTFTLWLPARQIGVKWAVAFLVILLAACITGSQYTPLNPRPDTSYGLFSLPSGPTYYVSPSGSNANDGSRERPWATLSFAVQKLKPGNVLRVLPGNYNESVQVTVSGTVSQRITIASETRWGAKLNAQGNLFGIDVRGSYVDIVGFEVTNATNSGIISWAPYNRFLFNHVYGIRPQCDTNGGAGINASQPNANNTTIVSNLVHDIGDLSAGSCTRIHGIYQGSPKGIIQNNIIYRARGFGITTWQAASAVVMTHNLSFSNLYGGISVGSGENTLGYKAENFLVANNIVVGNPRGISEENNTGVNRFVNNLVWNNATNWVLLTSSQQSSLNEDPRFINFKADGSGDYRLSNDSPAIDKGIREAAPSFDFLGHPRIMGTAPDLGPLEIR, encoded by the coding sequence ATGAGAAAACGAACTTTTACCCTCTGGTTACCCGCAAGGCAGATCGGCGTCAAATGGGCGGTGGCGTTTTTGGTCATTTTGCTGGCAGCCTGCATTACCGGCTCTCAATACACCCCCCTGAACCCCAGACCGGATACCTCGTATGGTTTGTTCAGCCTGCCCAGCGGCCCTACCTACTACGTAAGCCCCAGCGGCAGCAACGCCAACGACGGCTCACGCGAGCGCCCCTGGGCCACCCTCTCCTTTGCCGTCCAGAAACTAAAGCCCGGCAACGTTCTGCGGGTGCTCCCGGGCAACTACAACGAGTCCGTGCAGGTTACTGTCTCCGGTACTGTCTCTCAACGCATCACCATCGCCTCCGAAACCCGCTGGGGCGCCAAACTCAACGCCCAGGGCAATCTCTTTGGTATTGATGTCCGCGGCAGCTATGTGGATATTGTGGGTTTTGAAGTGACCAACGCCACTAACAGCGGCATCATCAGCTGGGCTCCCTACAACCGCTTTCTCTTTAACCACGTCTACGGCATCCGGCCCCAGTGCGACACCAACGGCGGGGCAGGGATCAATGCCAGCCAGCCCAACGCCAACAACACCACTATTGTGAGCAACCTGGTGCACGACATCGGCGATCTCTCGGCGGGCTCATGCACCCGTATCCACGGCATTTACCAAGGGAGCCCTAAGGGCATCATTCAGAACAACATTATCTACCGGGCTCGAGGCTTCGGGATTACCACCTGGCAGGCCGCCAGTGCTGTGGTTATGACCCATAACCTTTCCTTCTCCAACCTCTACGGCGGCATCTCGGTGGGCTCGGGCGAAAACACGCTCGGCTACAAAGCCGAAAACTTCCTGGTAGCCAACAACATCGTGGTGGGCAACCCCCGCGGCATCAGCGAGGAGAACAACACCGGGGTTAATCGATTTGTTAACAACCTGGTCTGGAACAACGCCACCAACTGGGTCTTGCTCACCAGCAGCCAGCAAAGCAGCCTGAACGAAGACCCGCGCTTCATAAACTTTAAGGCCGACGGCAGCGGCGACTACCGCCTGAGCAACGACAGCCCGGCCATCGACAAAGGTATTCGTGAAGCAGCCCCCAGCTTCGATTTTCTGGGCCATCCACGCATTATGGGCACAGCCCCCGACTTAGGCCCCTTAGAAATCCGCTAG
- a CDS encoding glycosyltransferase family 4 protein yields the protein MRFLFLTQYFPPEIGAAQVRLASVIRELVRLGHQVEVITALPNYPTGQIFEGYRGKLWLEEDWEGVRVVRTWLYPAMGTGPKRLLNYFSFMVSALGGLLRVQKPDYIFVESPPLFLSLTAHLASRRFGVPFIFNVADLWPDSVRQLGLMKEGLLLRLAEGLEGWSYRQAHFVTAVTEGIRKVLLEEKKVPAHKVLYLPNGVDTELFKPTAPDLALARELGLEGKKVVLYAGNHGYAHGLEVALQAAQLLSDPQVVLVLIGDGSEKPRLKQMAQEMGLTNVRFLEPKPPEYITRLYSLAVAGLSTLRDSPLFEMTRPVKIFAGMSCARPILYTGSGEGARLIESAQAGLVSPPEDAQALARNIMRLIENPALAEKLGQNGRRYVEAHLSWSSLIQNWLTQLQSGQPKGEKVPV from the coding sequence GTGCGCTTTTTGTTTTTAACCCAGTATTTTCCTCCAGAGATTGGCGCAGCGCAGGTGCGGCTGGCCTCGGTCATTCGCGAGCTGGTGCGGTTGGGACACCAGGTAGAGGTGATCACGGCTTTACCCAACTACCCTACCGGGCAGATCTTTGAGGGTTACCGGGGCAAGCTCTGGCTCGAGGAAGACTGGGAAGGCGTACGGGTGGTACGCACCTGGCTCTATCCCGCCATGGGCACTGGCCCCAAGCGGCTGCTCAACTACTTCAGCTTTATGGTGAGCGCACTGGGTGGGCTGCTGAGGGTTCAGAAACCCGACTACATCTTTGTGGAGTCGCCTCCCCTGTTTCTTAGCCTAACGGCCCACCTGGCCTCGCGCCGCTTTGGGGTGCCTTTTATATTCAACGTGGCCGACCTCTGGCCGGACTCGGTGCGCCAACTGGGCCTCATGAAGGAAGGGCTGCTGCTGCGCCTGGCTGAAGGTCTGGAAGGCTGGAGCTACCGGCAGGCCCACTTTGTTACCGCGGTTACCGAAGGCATCCGGAAGGTTTTGCTGGAGGAAAAGAAGGTTCCCGCTCATAAGGTGCTTTACCTGCCCAACGGGGTCGATACTGAGCTGTTCAAACCCACAGCGCCCGACCTGGCACTTGCGCGTGAGCTGGGGCTAGAGGGCAAGAAGGTCGTTCTGTATGCTGGCAACCACGGCTATGCCCACGGGCTCGAGGTTGCGCTCCAGGCCGCCCAGCTTTTGTCGGATCCGCAGGTGGTGCTGGTGCTCATCGGCGATGGCTCAGAAAAACCCCGCCTGAAGCAGATGGCGCAGGAAATGGGGCTTACCAATGTGCGTTTCTTAGAGCCAAAACCCCCCGAGTACATCACCAGGCTCTACTCGCTGGCGGTAGCCGGCCTTTCGACCCTGCGCGACTCACCGTTATTCGAGATGACCCGCCCGGTCAAGATATTTGCCGGAATGAGCTGTGCTAGGCCCATCCTGTACACCGGCAGCGGCGAAGGTGCTCGCTTAATTGAGTCGGCCCAGGCCGGGCTGGTGAGCCCCCCCGAGGACGCCCAGGCCCTGGCCCGCAACATCATGAGGCTGATAGAGAACCCCGCCCTGGCCGAGAAGCTGGGCCAGAACGGACGGCGCTATGTGGAAGCCCACTTAAGCTGGTCGAGCCTGATACAAAACTGGCTCACCCAGCTTCAATCTGGACAGCCCAAAGGTGAAAAAGTTCCGGTATAA
- a CDS encoding nucleotide sugar dehydrogenase, which translates to MQTVVDPKTLLLKRIEDKTAVVGVVGMGYVGLPFAVEKAKVGYRVVGIDRSAKRVEMINQGHNYIGDVKDEDLRELVAQGLIRATTSFEVVPELDVVVIAVPTPLTKNLVPDLQYVEGVTREIARYLRPGQLVSLESTTYPGTTEEVMLPILEQSGLKLNQDFFLAHSPERVDPGNARYTTKNTNKVVGGVGPESLEVAVAFYSKTIDHVVPVSSAKAAEMVKVFENTFRAVNIALVNELTLLCDRMDLNVWEVLDAAFTKPFGIMPFYPGPGVGGHCIPLDPHYLEWKAKEYNFNTHFINLAGEINRKMPEFTVDKAARVLSQHGKPLQGAKVVLLGMAYKANLDDYRESPAIEVFKLLQKRGAEVVFHDSWTPHVEEHGLVADSVELTDELLQNADLVIITTNHKNVDYARVVALSKVVLDTRYATRGLKADNVVLL; encoded by the coding sequence ATGCAGACTGTTGTAGACCCAAAAACCCTTTTGTTAAAGCGCATTGAAGATAAAACCGCCGTGGTCGGCGTGGTAGGCATGGGCTACGTGGGCCTGCCTTTTGCTGTCGAGAAGGCCAAGGTGGGCTACCGCGTGGTGGGCATTGACCGCAGCGCCAAACGGGTAGAAATGATTAATCAGGGCCACAACTATATCGGCGACGTAAAAGACGAGGATTTGCGCGAGCTAGTGGCCCAGGGCTTGATTCGCGCCACCACCAGCTTCGAGGTAGTGCCTGAGCTCGATGTGGTGGTGATTGCCGTGCCCACTCCCCTCACCAAGAACCTGGTGCCCGATTTGCAGTACGTGGAGGGCGTAACCCGCGAAATTGCCAGGTATCTGCGGCCCGGCCAGCTTGTCAGCCTCGAGTCCACCACCTACCCCGGTACCACCGAGGAAGTGATGCTGCCCATCCTGGAGCAAAGCGGGCTCAAGCTGAACCAGGACTTCTTCCTGGCCCATAGCCCCGAGCGGGTAGACCCGGGCAACGCCCGCTACACCACCAAAAACACCAACAAGGTGGTGGGCGGGGTGGGGCCGGAGAGCCTCGAGGTAGCGGTGGCCTTTTACAGCAAAACCATTGACCACGTGGTACCGGTGAGCAGCGCCAAAGCAGCCGAGATGGTCAAGGTCTTCGAAAATACCTTCCGGGCCGTAAACATCGCTCTGGTCAACGAGTTAACCCTTTTGTGTGACCGCATGGACTTGAATGTCTGGGAGGTGCTGGACGCAGCTTTTACCAAGCCCTTTGGCATCATGCCCTTCTACCCTGGCCCCGGCGTGGGCGGCCACTGCATCCCGCTGGATCCGCACTACCTCGAGTGGAAGGCCAAGGAGTACAACTTCAACACTCACTTCATCAACCTGGCCGGCGAAATTAACCGTAAAATGCCAGAGTTTACGGTAGACAAGGCGGCTCGAGTGCTGAGCCAGCACGGCAAGCCCTTGCAGGGCGCCAAGGTGGTGCTGCTGGGTATGGCCTACAAGGCCAACCTGGACGACTACCGCGAAAGTCCGGCCATCGAGGTCTTCAAGCTCCTGCAAAAGCGGGGCGCCGAGGTGGTCTTCCACGATAGCTGGACACCGCACGTCGAAGAACATGGCCTGGTCGCTGATAGCGTTGAGCTTACCGACGAGCTGCTGCAAAACGCCGACCTGGTTATCATTACCACCAACCACAAAAACGTGGACTATGCCCGCGTGGTGGCGCTATCCAAGGTGGTGCTCGATACCCGCTACGCCACCCGTGGCCTCAAAGCCGACAATGTGGTGCTCTTGTAA
- a CDS encoding Gfo/Idh/MocA family protein: MKNFALIGAAGYIAPRHLKAIKDTGNNLVAALDPFDSVGILDAYFPEAEFFTQPELFEDYLYSLRGTPQQVDYVSIASPNYLHNAHIRMALRAGADAICEKPLVLKPEEILQLKDLEAETGRRVWTILQLRTHEALLSLQSRLQAKPQCKYQLDLTYITSRGTWYLRSWKGRTEQSGGLATNIGVHFFDMLTWLFGRVQQIEVHRRDDTVASGYLELEQAQVRWFLSIDVGYVPAALRAQGKRTYRSMRLDGEEIEFSDGFTELHTRVYERTLAGKGFGLDDTYQAIATVAQIRTLPLSSQASTMHPFLQTVKQ, translated from the coding sequence ATGAAGAATTTTGCATTGATTGGCGCGGCGGGCTACATCGCACCCCGCCACCTCAAGGCCATCAAGGACACCGGTAACAACCTCGTCGCCGCGCTCGACCCGTTTGACTCGGTGGGCATCCTGGACGCGTACTTCCCCGAGGCCGAGTTTTTTACCCAGCCCGAGCTTTTTGAGGACTACCTCTACAGCCTGCGCGGCACCCCTCAGCAGGTCGATTATGTGAGCATCGCCAGCCCCAACTACCTGCACAATGCCCATATCCGCATGGCTTTGCGGGCAGGTGCCGACGCCATCTGCGAGAAGCCCCTGGTGCTCAAACCCGAAGAAATTCTACAGCTCAAAGACCTCGAGGCCGAGACCGGGCGGCGGGTTTGGACCATTTTGCAGCTTCGCACCCACGAGGCTTTGCTTAGCCTGCAGTCTCGTCTGCAGGCTAAGCCCCAGTGCAAATACCAGCTCGACCTGACCTACATCACCAGCCGCGGCACCTGGTACCTGCGGAGCTGGAAGGGCCGCACCGAGCAGTCGGGGGGCCTGGCCACCAACATCGGGGTGCACTTCTTCGATATGCTCACCTGGCTTTTTGGCAGGGTACAGCAGATAGAGGTGCACCGCCGGGACGACACCGTGGCCTCAGGCTACCTCGAGCTAGAACAAGCCCAGGTGCGCTGGTTCCTTTCAATAGACGTGGGCTACGTACCTGCCGCCCTCAGGGCCCAGGGCAAGCGCACCTACCGCTCAATGCGCTTAGACGGTGAAGAAATTGAGTTCTCCGATGGCTTTACCGAGCTGCACACCCGCGTCTACGAGCGCACCCTGGCTGGTAAGGGCTTTGGCCTGGACGATACCTACCAGGCCATTGCGACTGTGGCGCAAATCCGCACACTGCCCCTGTCGAGCCAAGCCTCCACCATGCACCCATTCCTCCAGACGGTCAAGCAATAG
- a CDS encoding acyltransferase, whose translation MDYFKHETAIVDEGAQIGRGTKIWHFSHISAKAIIGENCSLGQNVYVANNVVIGNGVKIQNNVSVYEGVILEDYVFCGPSMVFTNVLTPRSEFPRNTAADYGRILVKRGASIGANATIVTGVTLHEGAFVAAGAVVTKDVPAYAIVAGVPARVIGWMSAYGDRLDFSQSDTVTDSQGHVYQKVGPLEVRRIK comes from the coding sequence ATGGACTACTTCAAGCACGAGACCGCTATTGTAGATGAAGGCGCCCAGATTGGCCGGGGCACTAAAATCTGGCACTTTAGCCATATTAGTGCTAAGGCCATTATCGGGGAGAATTGCAGCCTGGGACAAAACGTATACGTTGCCAACAACGTGGTGATTGGCAACGGGGTCAAGATTCAAAACAACGTCTCGGTGTACGAGGGGGTAATCCTGGAAGACTACGTGTTCTGCGGCCCTAGCATGGTGTTTACCAACGTCCTGACCCCCCGCAGCGAGTTCCCCCGCAACACCGCAGCCGACTACGGCCGCATCCTGGTCAAGCGAGGAGCCAGCATTGGCGCCAACGCCACCATCGTTACCGGCGTTACCCTGCACGAGGGGGCTTTTGTCGCTGCGGGCGCTGTGGTCACCAAAGACGTACCGGCCTATGCCATCGTGGCTGGCGTTCCTGCCCGGGTGATCGGCTGGATGAGCGCCTACGGTGACCGCCTGGACTTTAGCCAAAGCGACACCGTAACCGACTCACAGGGGCACGTTTATCAGAAAGTGGGCCCCCTCGAAGTACGGAGGATCAAGTGA
- a CDS encoding DegT/DnrJ/EryC1/StrS family aminotransferase, whose amino-acid sequence MKTLTQIPILDLSAEVNELWDELNAAIQRVLRSTQFIMGPEVGELERQLAQYLGVKHTVALNSGTDALIIGLRALGVGPGDEVITSPFTFFATAEAISLLGANPVFVDIDPQSFNLNPELLEAAITPQTKAIIPVHLYGNPAAMGKILEIAGRHGLKVLEDCAQSFGARYEGCAGCDCNPGPLLHRFTGTLGDVGAFSFFPSKNLGAYGDGGLLVTSDDTVAEQARMLRAHGSRKKYHNEAVGYNSRLDTLQAAILLVKLPHLKRYNQARRTIAQRYNDGLAGLEGLVTPTLSPGHIFHQYTVRVLGNKRDAVQARLAELGVGTMVYYPVPLHKLPIYQPLGLNLPESERAAREVLSLPIWPQMQQETQMAVIEAVRTALQG is encoded by the coding sequence GTGAAGACCCTGACCCAGATTCCCATCCTTGACCTGAGCGCAGAGGTAAACGAGCTGTGGGACGAGCTCAACGCGGCCATACAGCGGGTTCTGCGCTCTACCCAGTTCATCATGGGGCCGGAGGTGGGGGAGCTCGAGCGCCAGCTTGCCCAGTACCTGGGGGTAAAGCACACAGTAGCCCTGAACTCCGGCACCGATGCCCTGATTATCGGCCTGCGGGCGCTGGGGGTTGGGCCTGGAGACGAGGTGATTACCAGTCCTTTTACCTTTTTTGCCACCGCCGAGGCCATTAGCCTGCTGGGTGCCAACCCGGTATTTGTGGACATCGACCCCCAGAGCTTCAACCTGAACCCCGAGTTGCTCGAGGCGGCCATCACCCCCCAAACCAAGGCCATTATTCCGGTGCACTTGTACGGAAACCCAGCCGCCATGGGCAAGATACTGGAAATCGCTGGTCGGCATGGTCTGAAGGTGCTGGAAGACTGCGCCCAGTCGTTTGGCGCCCGCTACGAGGGCTGTGCGGGATGCGACTGCAACCCAGGCCCGCTGCTGCACCGCTTTACCGGAACCCTGGGCGACGTGGGGGCTTTTTCCTTCTTTCCCTCCAAAAACCTGGGGGCCTACGGCGACGGGGGCCTTCTGGTCACCTCCGACGACACGGTGGCCGAGCAGGCCCGGATGCTGCGGGCCCACGGTTCGCGCAAGAAATACCACAACGAAGCGGTGGGGTATAACTCGAGGCTGGACACCCTGCAAGCCGCCATTTTGCTGGTCAAGCTGCCCCATCTAAAGCGCTACAACCAAGCCCGCCGAACCATCGCCCAGCGCTACAACGACGGCCTGGCTGGCCTCGAGGGCCTCGTCACCCCAACCCTGAGCCCCGGGCATATCTTCCACCAATACACCGTGCGGGTACTGGGCAACAAGCGTGATGCGGTGCAGGCCCGGCTGGCCGAACTTGGGGTGGGCACCATGGTCTACTACCCGGTGCCGCTGCACAAGCTGCCCATCTACCAGCCGCTGGGGCTAAACCTGCCCGAAAGCGAGCGGGCAGCAAGAGAGGTGCTCTCGTTGCCCATCTGGCCGCAAATGCAGCAGGAAACCCAGATGGCGGTTATCGAGGCGGTAAGAACCGCGTTGCAGGGTTAG
- the asnB gene encoding asparagine synthase (glutamine-hydrolyzing): MCGIAGIALRKPGALNWAGRALQGLHHRGPDDQGWLAWSPAAAASRGKTWDGAQGSVLLVHRRLSILDLSELGWQPMSSPDERYHLVYNGEIYNYLELRQELQALGYCFRSHSDTEVLLAAWAHWGPASLKRLVGMFAFAVLDTREQSLHLVRDFFGIKPLYYSAFAEGVGFASEIPVLLELPGVRRQANPERLYRYLRFGLTDDGAQTLFSDIQQLPAAHYLRLDLNNLRLTEPQRYWQPTLQSPLELSFEEAAEAVREEFLENVRLHLRSDVPVGAALSGGIDSSAIVMAMRQLEPNLELHTFTYVADNGVSEEHWADLVGQAAGVQAHKVKPSAPELVADLDHLVQVQGEPFGSTSIYAQYRVFRLAQEAGIKVMLDGQGADEVLAGYAVYGGARLASLVRQGKWLEALAFLRASQLEPALKDTWKSAIGFLIPPGLEPLARRLAGQELTPPWLNSAWFTERNVQLVSPRAAHRRDVLRHELLQSLTETSLPKLLRYEDRNSMAHSIESRVPFLTPRLVELLLNLPEAYVLSPQGQTKAVFRRAMQGLVPQAILERKDKVGFATPEQRWLQQLAPWVKQLLDSETLSCIDPFRQAAVKAEFAAILAGHKPFDFRVWRWINLVAWARTFDVRFD, translated from the coding sequence TTGTGTGGTATTGCTGGTATCGCTTTACGTAAGCCGGGGGCCCTGAACTGGGCTGGCCGGGCGCTACAGGGTCTGCACCACCGTGGCCCGGACGATCAGGGCTGGCTGGCCTGGAGCCCCGCCGCTGCGGCCAGCCGGGGCAAGACCTGGGACGGGGCCCAGGGATCGGTGCTGCTGGTACACCGGCGGCTTTCCATCCTCGACCTGTCCGAACTGGGCTGGCAGCCCATGTCGAGCCCGGATGAGCGCTACCACCTGGTGTATAACGGCGAGATTTACAACTACCTCGAGCTGCGCCAAGAACTACAGGCCCTGGGTTATTGCTTCCGCTCCCACTCCGATACCGAGGTGCTGCTGGCAGCCTGGGCCCACTGGGGCCCGGCATCCTTAAAGCGTCTGGTGGGCATGTTCGCTTTTGCCGTGCTGGACACCCGGGAGCAGAGCCTTCATCTGGTGCGGGATTTTTTTGGGATCAAGCCGCTGTATTACTCGGCTTTTGCCGAAGGCGTGGGCTTTGCTTCCGAAATTCCGGTGCTGCTGGAGCTGCCGGGGGTTCGCCGCCAGGCCAACCCCGAGCGCCTTTACCGCTATTTGCGCTTTGGCCTGACCGATGATGGTGCACAAACGCTCTTTTCGGACATCCAGCAGCTTCCCGCCGCGCACTACCTGCGGCTCGATCTGAACAACCTGCGGCTTACGGAACCCCAGCGCTACTGGCAGCCCACCCTACAAAGCCCCCTCGAGCTCTCCTTTGAGGAGGCTGCCGAAGCTGTGCGGGAAGAGTTTTTGGAGAACGTGCGGCTGCATCTGCGCTCGGACGTGCCGGTCGGTGCAGCCCTTTCGGGGGGCATCGACTCCTCGGCCATCGTCATGGCCATGCGCCAGCTCGAGCCCAACCTCGAGCTGCACACCTTTACCTACGTGGCCGATAACGGCGTCTCGGAGGAGCACTGGGCCGACTTGGTGGGGCAGGCTGCCGGGGTTCAGGCCCACAAGGTTAAGCCCAGCGCCCCCGAGCTGGTAGCCGACCTGGACCACCTGGTGCAGGTGCAGGGTGAACCGTTTGGCTCCACCAGCATTTATGCCCAGTACCGGGTTTTTCGGCTGGCCCAGGAAGCCGGCATTAAGGTGATGCTGGACGGTCAGGGGGCCGATGAGGTGCTGGCGGGCTATGCGGTGTACGGCGGCGCCCGCCTGGCCTCCCTGGTGCGGCAAGGAAAGTGGCTCGAGGCCCTGGCCTTCCTGCGCGCAAGCCAGCTCGAGCCCGCCCTGAAGGACACCTGGAAAAGCGCAATTGGCTTTTTGATCCCGCCCGGCCTCGAGCCCCTGGCCCGTCGGCTGGCAGGACAGGAACTCACCCCGCCCTGGCTCAACTCCGCCTGGTTTACCGAACGCAACGTACAGCTCGTCTCACCCCGTGCCGCCCACAGACGGGATGTGCTGCGCCACGAGCTGCTGCAGTCCCTTACCGAGACCAGCCTGCCCAAGCTCCTGCGCTACGAAGACCGCAACTCCATGGCCCACTCCATCGAGAGCCGGGTGCCCTTCCTCACACCCAGGCTGGTGGAGCTGCTGCTCAACCTACCTGAGGCCTATGTCCTTTCGCCCCAGGGGCAGACCAAGGCCGTCTTCCGCCGGGCCATGCAGGGCCTGGTACCGCAGGCCATCCTGGAGCGCAAAGACAAGGTGGGGTTTGCCACCCCCGAGCAGCGCTGGTTGCAGCAGCTCGCCCCCTGGGTCAAACAACTGCTGGACTCAGAAACCCTGAGCTGTATTGACCCCTTCCGTCAGGCCGCCGTAAAAGCGGAATTTGCCGCCATCCTGGCCGGGCACAAGCCGTTTGACTTCCGGGTCTGGCGCTGGATTAATCTGGTTGCCTGGGCCCGCACCTTTGACGTGCGCTTCGACTAA
- a CDS encoding glycosyltransferase family 4 protein codes for MSQPLPKIVHLTSAHPPFDVRIFHRACVSLAQAGYPVVLVVPHEQDEVRDGVQVRAVTKTRGRLGRMLGTVWAVYKQALAEQGDIYHFHDPELIPIGLLLRLQGKKVVYDVHEDVPTDILSKNWIPKPLRSLVAGAIRLLEHLAGKLLSGVVAVTKPIAERFPAHKTILLQNFPHPQEIALLDQPYQTRPARVLYAGSITAVRGLFEMLQAMQHLQDSQVRLTLIGAFAPQSLAAEAEKHPGYRQVEFLGYKNRSETLALLASSRIGLAVLHPIPSFLVSQPTKLYEYMMAGIPFVASDFPLWRESIGNVPCGLFVDPKDPGAIAEAIKWLLEHPAEAEAMGQRGRQLIIERLNWGVEFVKLTALYQRLYKAGTARRLEV; via the coding sequence ATGTCCCAACCACTGCCCAAGATCGTTCACCTCACCTCGGCACACCCCCCCTTTGACGTTCGTATTTTTCACCGGGCGTGTGTAAGCCTGGCCCAGGCCGGCTACCCAGTGGTTCTGGTGGTTCCCCACGAGCAGGATGAGGTGCGCGATGGCGTGCAGGTGCGGGCGGTAACCAAGACCAGGGGTCGCCTAGGCCGCATGCTGGGCACGGTCTGGGCGGTCTACAAACAGGCCCTGGCCGAGCAGGGGGACATCTACCACTTTCACGACCCCGAGCTGATTCCCATCGGGTTATTGCTGCGCCTGCAGGGCAAAAAAGTGGTCTACGATGTGCACGAAGACGTACCCACCGACATCCTCAGCAAAAACTGGATTCCCAAACCCTTACGCAGTCTGGTGGCTGGAGCCATACGGCTACTGGAACACCTGGCTGGCAAGCTCCTGAGCGGAGTTGTGGCGGTTACAAAGCCCATTGCCGAACGCTTCCCAGCCCACAAAACCATCCTGCTGCAAAACTTTCCACATCCGCAGGAGATTGCGCTTCTAGACCAGCCCTACCAGACACGGCCCGCCCGGGTGCTGTATGCCGGTAGCATCACCGCCGTGCGGGGCTTGTTCGAGATGCTTCAGGCCATGCAGCACCTGCAGGATTCCCAGGTTCGGCTGACCCTGATCGGGGCCTTTGCTCCACAAAGCCTGGCCGCCGAAGCCGAAAAGCACCCCGGCTACCGCCAGGTGGAGTTTCTAGGTTACAAAAACCGCTCCGAAACCCTGGCCCTCTTGGCCAGCAGCCGCATTGGCCTGGCTGTCCTGCACCCCATCCCCAGCTTTCTGGTTTCGCAGCCCACCAAACTGTACGAATACATGATGGCCGGAATACCCTTTGTGGCCTCCGACTTCCCGCTCTGGCGGGAGTCGATAGGTAATGTCCCCTGCGGTCTATTTGTCGACCCCAAAGACCCCGGGGCCATTGCCGAAGCCATAAAGTGGCTGCTCGAACACCCCGCCGAGGCCGAGGCCATGGGGCAGCGTGGGCGGCAACTAATTATCGAGCGGCTCAACTGGGGGGTAGAGTTCGTCAAACTTACAGCGCTGTACCAGCGCCTCTATAAGGCAGGTACCGCCCGTCGTCTGGAGGTCTGA